The Humulus lupulus chromosome 7, drHumLupu1.1, whole genome shotgun sequence region TATGATACTCTTATATATGATTATGAATGATGACATTAGCTTGTTGAGGTGTACAACTTTGAATCAACATGTCATTCTAACTGATGTTTGTTGGTTAGCCCTTGGAACACAATACATGCATAGCTAGAAGATGAGTTTTCATACTAGCTAGTTGATGGAGGCTGTAGACCCCCTGGTGGTGTCTATATCTCACCATACAATCAAATACTAAGAAAAAGAGTAAAAAAGGCTGAGTAGTATTATTATTGAAACGCATAACAAAAGTCCAAGAATTGGAGAGTCTTGGCACTCTCCCAAAGCATATCCCATCAGCATAAACCCCTCTACTACATATATCTATTTACCCCCACCTATAGATATGCTCTCTACTTCATCGCCTATGGTCGTTTCAAGCTCTTGTCTTAGCGGAGTTTGGTATTCTTTGGTGTATGCCCTCTAATTGTTCTTGACTAGGTTAGGGGGCGGCAAGCGGGTTTCTCGTCTGTGGCAAACTACCGTATTGGCAACGTTTTTGGCCTTATGGTTAGAGCGAAATAACAGACTCTTCGAAGATATTTCCAGTTCTGCTGAGACTATTTGAGATAAGATAAAATTTTGGGTGGCTACTTGGGTGTATAGAAACAAATGTTTTGCGGGGGTCGTCTTTTATGACCTTATTAGAGATTGGGGCAATTTCTGGTTTTAATTTGTGGGGTTGGGGCCTGTGGTggggttttatttttttttctagttgTAACCACGGTATTCCTCTGCCTTAAGTGAGGGTTCTCAATTTTATTGGGAGGAGGTCAGCCATTATTGACCTCTGTCtcttttttcaaaaaaagaaTTTTGTGTGAAATGTGAGACATGAAACCTCACTTGTCATATTTCTTCGATTTATGAATTCTGGAAGAATTGTATTTGTAATTATACAAAAAATATTACTGTAATGTAGGTTCGGCTATAGTTAGTTGATTAGTGTGGTTAGTTTTCTGTTAATCACTTCTTGGTTTCCCGCTCCTTTTTCCCTCTCGTTGTATCTTTGTACTATTCAGCTATCTGAGCTTTCTTGATAATTGATGTACCAAATTGATTGTCTAGTGCAGATCTGAGCTTCCCTGAGGCGAGCTCAACGAGTTCGTAGCCTAGATTGGGGTGAACCTCGATAATTGCTATCTTGTTCTGATTGCTTGAACTTGTTGTTGATTGCTTATGATATCTTGTAGTACAGTGTGATGGTGCTCCTTCCTATGAGTTGCATATGGCCTTTGTCTCTTTGATCAGTTTAAAATAGTCATCGAAAACAGAGAAAAGATGGAAACTTGCTCAAAGATATTCAAATCCACATACACACCTAAGCAAATTGAGAAAAACAGAAAGATTATTTAATGACATCTTTCAATTTAATATAGTCATTgggaaaaaatatgatattcaaATGCACATGTGCCCCTAAGGAAATCGAGAAAAGATAATATATTTAATGATTAATTTCAAACAAAAAAGGTTTGTGTGTAATGGCAGAGATCAATGTCTAATGCAAAATTTAGTGAGAATACTAATAGAATTATAAGAAAACTGTCAGAGGACTACTATACTTGTTTTCTGATTATAGATATCAACAACATACAGATACAGTTGGTCAAGTACACCACATGTGCACCATGAGAAAATCGAGGAAAGAAAATTATATTTACTGACAAAGAAAATCTTCATAATGTAGGACTCTGTTGTGGTAAGGTTAACAGAATCCACATATAACatgtaaatattaatataatataatttactatcaattaaaaatattttattttaaaaaaaatactaataaacttaaatttaaaatttatatataatattatattaaatatataatatattatattatattaattaattaaaatataatattttaaaaatattttatgataatttaaataattaaatcatatttatttaaaaataataaaaccatatatattattttttttattttataaatttgtgtgatagtttatttttttatcaaagtgattgaaattttttttcttcattaaattcATCAAAGAATATTGCGAGttatattaaaaactaaaaatagttgatgcatgtatactactctacactataactttttctatcctattattaatttatttttaaatattattataatttatatatatgtcattctattatatattaaaaaaaagaaacaaattttaaatattattataatttatatatatgtcatgtattaatataaatatatatttatattaatattgtatttagatgtttattgatataaatatttttatatatattataaaattgtaatttattctattatatatttttattaaaattacaaataatattttgcctaaattttttaatatatttatgtcatccattgtattaaatatattttatttattttgtaatattatttatttaaaatttatataataattaaaaataataaaaataaatacataattaaataagtatatttatataaatagtgTCTGTCTGTCTGTCTGTAATGTGAGTGTGAGTGTGTCTCAAtcattattaataattttgtacCCTCTCTTTTTGGGTTCTTTGGAGGAAAAAGAAATACAGAAAATAAATACTGAGAGAAGGAAAGGAAGGATTACCTGTCAAGACTCTGGCATGGATTACTTGATAATTTATGTACCAAATTGATTGTGTAGCTCAGATCTGAGCTTACTTGAGGCGAGCTCAACGAGGACGTAGCCCAGATTAAGGTGAACCTCGATAATTACTGTCTTCTTGtatcttctctttatttttctttcttcggATTGCTTGAACTTGTTGTTGATTGCTTCTGTATGGTTTGTGCATGAGTTCTCGAAGTCTTGTTCAACTCTGCATGAGTAGAAATTAGGATAAGGTTCTCTGTGGTCGGATTTGGCCTACACACGTGATAGTGTAAAAGGTCATTTGTGACCTTGGTTTTGCTAATATGTCTATTAGTTGGTGTAGGGCATAAAAGTAATTTTTCGCTacaagagagaagaagaagaagaagaagaagaagaagaagaaggtaggaaaagagagaaaaattaGAGCAAATAATGGGAGGTGTGAAGAAAAAAGATTGCTGTGTGGTAAAGCCAGCAGAGGAAACATGGACAGGTTCCGTACCTCTATCAGAGTTAGATCAATCTGGTGCAATAATTCATGTATCAACTATCCATTTTTATCAAACACCCTCCTCCGATCTCATCCCCACTACCCTTAAACAATCGCTGGCTCGAGTTTTAGTTCCTTTCTATCCACTCGCTGGTCGCTTAAGCCGAATCCACGGACCGCACCATCGTCTACAACTCAACTGCAACGCCCATGGAGTTAACTTCATTGAAGCTGAGTCTGAATTCACACTCGACCATTTCTTGGGGACTCATCATCATCATGACCAGTCTCCTTCTCCTTCAGCTGATCAATATACTCAACTCAAACCCACCGTAGATTACACCCTCCCCATCGAAGAGCGACCTATAATGATAGCCCAACTCACGAGGTTCGCTTGTGGCGGCATCACTCTCTGCTCGAGCTTTTCCCATGCTGTTATTGGTGGTCAGAGTATCGGTGTCTTCCTCACGGAGTGGGCCAGATTCGCTCGAGGTGAAGTTTGCGTGAAAACGGAGCCGTTTCACGACCGAAGTGTCCTGGGAGTAAGAAATCCTTCGTCGAGTCGTGCTCCGCATTTTGACCATGCCGAAGAGTTCAGTCAACTACCGGCGCTAGCAGAAGgcacgaagaagaagaagagtagtaACAAGGCAATGACACTAAGAATTAGTAAAGAACAAATGGAAACACTAAAGGCAGCGGCGAATGAGGGCCGAGACACCTCGACTCGTGCCTATACTCGATACGAGGCGTTGACGGGGCACATATGGAAATGCGCGTGCAAGGCCAGAAAGCTTAAGACGGAACAGGCGACGGGTTTAGAAGTTTACGTTGATGTGCGTAACCGCCTAGAGCCACCGCTGCCATCCGGGTACTTCGGCAACAGCTCGATCGGAGTTCTGGCCGTGTGTAATGCCGGGGAGATAATGGTGAAGCCATTAGAGTACGCAGCGAGCAGAGTGAGAGGAGCCATTGATAAGGGAAGTAGAAGTGAGTACGTCTGGTCCTATATTGACCATTTGAAGAGTGAGAAAGACTTGAGCAAGTTACAAGATGTTTCTGTATATGGTAACCCAAATATGAGTGTTTCGAGTTGGACGAGGATACCCTTGTACGGAATAGATTTCGGTTGGGGAAAGGAAGTCTACACAGGTCCTGGAAGCCAGCGTGTTGATGGAGACACAGTCATTCTCTCGAGTTGCACTGGCGATGGGTCTTTGCTTGTGTCCTTGTGTTTGGAAGCTCTGTATATGGCTTCCTTCCAGAATCACTTCTACAATGACATACCGTGATATGTTGAGATGAGGAGTGCAATGAATGGGTACAAACTCTTTGTTCATATCGACACTAATTTACAACTTGACACGTCTATAATTCATGCATGCATTgtatgatcatatatatatattttgaaaaaaaagagACACTGGCCAAAGTCCTAGTCTGGCCGTAGACCTCACTTTTGGTGGAGGAAAAACATAGTaacaaacataaaagaaaaaaagaaaaagcatACAACACTAActacacaaacaaaaaacttctCCACCCCTAGTTAGATCCAAGAAAGATAACCCTCAAAAGCCTTTGTACGATACACGTAGGTGGCAACCCAAAACTTAATCTTCTCCCAAATAAGATCACATTGAGATGACTTTTCATAAAAAATTATGCTATTAGGCTCTAACCAAATTGCCCAAAAACAAGTCAACATCGTAGCCCTCCACAACTTATTCAAATGCTTATCCCCCACCACATTGCAACAAAAACAACAAGAAACCGGGAGGCACCAACTCAAACCAAACTCACCCCACACTCTTGACCATAACGATCGAGCCAAGTCACAAAACAATTGCAGGTGATTGAGAGATTCGGACCCCCCTTTACAACAAACACACCAATTGGGAGAAATGCACTGATAAGGAGGACGACGTTGAAGAACATCGTTAACACTAAGTTTCTCCACAAACAATAACCAACTAAACACCTTAACTTTGGAAGGAACTTGACTTGTCCACAAAATCTTAGCCCACAACACATCAGTTCGACCGTCAACGAATCTGAGTTTCTGAAAAGCAGACTTGCAAGAAAACAACTCGGTAGAGTCAGGCTCCCAGACCCTCCTATCATCCAAAATAGCTGGCAAGTTCACAAACTCTATTAAGCTTATTAAGACAATAGCGAGAAGTTAAAACAATAGCTTATTAAGCTTAGTTCCTTTTACCGTTGGTTTATAACTTAGTTTGAGTTAATGATGTTGTTTATATAAATACACACTCATACATATTTCTCTTCTTGATCATTCATTATGGTTATGAAACCACCAATATATATAAATCAaaggaagacttctcaatggttactacccataaatgGGTACTAACAGttatatgatgatgtggcacACAACGACTTGGTATAGTAAGTCACCAAtagttaaatattttttttctacattaatttcgaatttagttatttttttgttgtcataattaatgttatttccaaccaataagagacactagctatatttaaaaattgacatgcatttgaaaaatgaaaaatttacaatattatattttcataataaatacatgtttttcaTCAGACAactcttccaaaaatttgaaaaaatccaaatttatttttagaaatattaattaacaacaataaatatagatcattgatcttaatctagtagttaatattaaagtaactatccatgggtagtaactatTAAAAGTGCACCCATATATCAAATAGAACAACACACAAAATGCTGGCCTTCTTGCTCGCTGGGGTGGAATATGATGGTATACACTCTAAAGCCGAGATGGCACCTATTTCAAAACTTAAGTCCTAAAGATATATATGCTTTAGTTATGTGTGTTCTACGAGGCCTATCATATCATTTTTAACCCTTGTTGAGAGACCTCAAAGTTCTTCTAGAGTTGTTTTCTTGGCATTTTTTGAGTCATGTTGAAGAGATATCTATTTAGTACTATGTTGCCTATTCTGCAATATTGGTTGCCGTGAACAAATAGTGTATAGGAATTCAAAGAGAGTTGGTTCCTTCCTCTGGTTATGGTTCGCAGGAAGACCTTAGTTAGATTGCTCTCGGTTAATATAGTAAATTGAGATTTTAATGTAATGACTATGGCAATACAAATATATTGTGACTAAAATTCTTTTAGTGTTGTTAGTCTTACTAGCAACTTTGATAAGTTACGGCGGTGAAGAAGTAGTTAAATAGCATTCGTGGTTACTTATTATtaaatcagttttttttttcctacaaatttcaagaaattccGAACAAATTATGAAATTATAGTACCGAAAACAGGGTCTAAACTGTCTTTTGCACGCGTACTTATTTTTTTTGTGTGTATGTgtataaaatttgacagtttgaatcATGTTTtgggcttcgtaaactattcaaattttttaaaaaatttgcacgatattctaaataactacaatgtacaacaacatataaaaaaattaggattatatctattcaggtgccgaaaataaaaaaataatacatcAGTATTATCAAAAAAGTGGATGCGTTGTATTTGTtccttatatatatttatatatgtatatacgaTGCTCTCAAGAATTGAAGAGAACAGCTCAAGAATTACAAAATTAACAACAAGACTGATTAAAGGCAGTCCTCACCTCCCTTTACTCACTAAAGACTGTACAAACTCTTTATATACATAACACCTCTTCCTAACTAATTTAACTAACCAATCAAAAACTGTAAACTAactaatctatatatataatctTAGTTTGTTGAGTTGAACAACGTGTGTCATTCCATTCTAATTGAGATTCTCTACTTTATCTACCCCACAATCCGGCTAAAATGATTAAAGAACCAAAGAAAATGACAAAACTactttagaaaaagaaaaagtaaagcCATCTATACGACAAATTtctttagaaaaagaaaaagtataTCGAGGCACAATTCTAGGTATAATTTTAAAACTCAATCATATAGACATCGAGGTatatcgagttctatcgaggccTTGCTAAAAATTGAATATATCTAATACTATTGAGGCCTATCGAAGCCAATCGAGGCACATTCAAAAATAGAACCTAACATATACTATTGAGGCTAATCAAGATCTATCGATTATTAACGaggcctatcgatttctatcAAGGTGGAtcaatttatttggaaaaaaaacccAAATTTCTTAGTTACCTAGCCCTTATCTATAACAAAACATCAACAAAAAACTAGACATTGCAAATGAAAAAGAAAACCCTCACCTTCGCGTACTTGGAAGTTGTTTCGCCTACTTCGGAGTTGTTTCGTTGTCTCTGGGTGCTTCCGGTGCCTTCTCCGATGGTCAAGTGTGGGTTCCGACTGAAGACCTTCTCCGACAATGCTTCTCTTATCCGATTTTGTTGGGTTTCGACAAATTCAAAtgtgggttttgagggttttttgTTTCGGGGCCAACAGTGAGAGAGAGAATAAAGAGaccgagagagaagagagagagtgtgtgggGAAAAAATaggaggggtattttggaaactaAGGTAAACAATAGGACCAAAATAAGATTTGTATAGTGATAGGTATTTTTTACATACGATCCCCTTTtatgcattaaaagtcaaattttcATATATCTCTAGGGAGCAACTACAACGTATTCATTTTTTTGACAACACCGgtgcattatttttttatttttggtatttggatagatataatcccaaatttttttatatgacggtgtacattgtaacTATCTAgaacatcttgcaaatttttaagaaattccaaaaaaattatggtaccgaaaacaGGGTCTAAACTATCTTTTGCTCGCGTGCCTATTTTTTTTGTGTATGCgtataaaatttgacagtttgaaccaTGTTTTGGGTTTCgtaaattattcaattttttttgaaaatttgcagaatattctaaataactacaatgtacaacatcatataaaaaaaatgagattaTATCTATCAAAgtgccaaaaatagaaaaataatgcatcagtgttgtaaaaaaaaaatagatgcaTTGTATTTGTTCcctgtatatatttatatatatatatatatatgtatatacgaTGCTCTCAAGAATTGAAGAGAACAGTGCAAGAATTACAAAATTAACAACAAGACTGATTAAAGGCAGTCCTCACCTCCCTTTACTCACTAAATACTATACAAACTCTTTATATGCATAACACCCCTTCCTAATTAATTTAACTAACCAATCAAAAACTGTAAACTAATCAAACTAATATACTAATCTATACATTCTTAGTTTGTTGAGTTGAACAACGGGTGTCATTCATTTCTAATTGAGTTTCTCTACTTTATCTACCCCACAATCCGTCTAAAATGAATAAAGAACcaatgaaa contains the following coding sequences:
- the LOC133790236 gene encoding spermidine hydroxycinnamoyl transferase-like; this encodes MGGVKKKDCCVVKPAEETWTGSVPLSELDQSGAIIHVSTIHFYQTPSSDLIPTTLKQSLARVLVPFYPLAGRLSRIHGPHHRLQLNCNAHGVNFIEAESEFTLDHFLGTHHHHDQSPSPSADQYTQLKPTVDYTLPIEERPIMIAQLTRFACGGITLCSSFSHAVIGGQSIGVFLTEWARFARGEVCVKTEPFHDRSVLGVRNPSSSRAPHFDHAEEFSQLPALAEGTKKKKSSNKAMTLRISKEQMETLKAAANEGRDTSTRAYTRYEALTGHIWKCACKARKLKTEQATGLEVYVDVRNRLEPPLPSGYFGNSSIGVLAVCNAGEIMVKPLEYAASRVRGAIDKGSRSEYVWSYIDHLKSEKDLSKLQDVSVYGNPNMSVSSWTRIPLYGIDFGWGKEVYTGPGSQRVDGDTVILSSCTGDGSLLVSLCLEALYMASFQNHFYNDIP